TGAAGTTACTGACACTGATTAACTTCAACCGATGGGTTAAAGTTTAATTGGTTAATGAATGTCTTTCCAGTAAActgtattatttaactttacttCTAAAATTGTGTaaagtgaataataaaaataaaaaaaacttaaaaagtaaggCAACTTCCTTAGCGTCTGGTGGCTTTTACACAGCTATCTCGTCGTCGAAATCATTTCCATCGTTTGCATTAAGTTTTTTCGTgttccaaaaataaatttgaaatctATCGAGTATGACACACCACACAAACGCAATAATTTCTTATAGACTTCTACTAACATAATAAAGAGGTAAGATTTTTTGTTCATATAGTTACTGTCAATAAAATTGCGTGTGTGCAGTGTGCAAACTGTAGGATTGAAGAATTAATCATTTCTTTCAATGCaaattattgacaataatattttgtgtgttCGGTGTGCCATAGGTTTAAATCACACTGCACAGGAATCTTACTTAGTTCCTAGTAGCCGCGTATGTCAAGTTTCTTGAATGGAATTTACTTGTTTACGTATGGAATGAAAATGTTATGGAATTTATGTGTTTGTACGGGGAAGccacttttcttaatttttctataGGCTATAGAAACACATATTTCATagaaatttaaattctttacctattactatatattttacaGCCCACTGACAAACAGAAGGACGGGCGGAGGGAAGGATGGACGGGTTGACGGAAGGACGAACGGATAGCGAAAACTCTTTTCAcgagttttttataaaacagaaaCAGATAATTCACGTTCAACAACCTGTTCTTTTAATTCATATATCTAATTATGTACAacgttatttacattaaatgaggtttatataaaaaaaaaacttaatggtGCATTCAACACACATAGTTCAGAAagcctgatgatgatgacgtattATACTATACATCCTAACAAGCTTTCTCGTgatgtcgtaccggaacgcttctAATCGCTTGGCAAAAAATCTTCAGAaggtaagagttataaaaagtcaagggtaggctttttataacttggACAAAGCCTACCTTCATGTTTTCCATAATCTATACaagagattttttccattttttttcatatgcaCCAAGCGGGCAGTATGTACGCACGCTTTCGAACTTACCAGGACTTCCCATTTATAAGACAgcgttcaccactgcgccagggagatcgaaTAAGACATAATGGTACAGATGATACAGTATTGCTACACACAAGTCACAGTCAAAAGGCACATAGCGGCTATTACGAATCAACGATCGAAACAGCACACTGACACAGATGTACGGACCGATGAGACCCCATAGCTAGAACCTCAGACTTAAATCCTGCGATAACAGGTTAGGGACGACGTCGGTGCGTGCGTCTGTGTGAGTCTGCCGTTTCGAACTTTTAATCGTAGTTTCCttattgcataaatatatttactgtgataCAGTGTAACATTCGGTAAAGTGCAACCACGAAAGAGGAAGAAAAGAGACGAAAAATATTCAaccaaaaaagaaaattaagcgGGGTAGTCTTTGGGGACTGCTGAAGTAAGTAACTTGTGAATTGCACCGTAGAGCTATTAGATTATTAATTTCggattatttttgatttataaaaaagtgcTTTTCACCATggattaaagtttaaattggTCAATAAAACGTCTTTACAaacgatataaataattcaacAAAATAACGGTCGGAggaataaatagtataaatcggtataacatgtatgtataaacacagtatagctcatggaaagcgttcaATAACGATGTCGCGAGTTCAATGTTTTACACATGTTGTGCCAAACCTGTGTTATTAACACAGGTTTGGCACAACATGtgtaaaattaaagaagaaatGTTGTGCCAAAACATGTGTTAAATTAAAGAAGAAATGTTGTGttgtgatttttatttcgaCACTAAAATTTTCAGGTCCAAAAATCGATTTCCTCCATTCTGTTAGTCAACTTGGCATTGAGGATAATGTGCCTAAAGCCAAaaggttaataataaaattttctttttatattgattCTTTATAAATAACCTTTTAAGTCCACGGAATCTattgatttataattattatttaacattatacgtttcaactaaaaattaaaaatgttatatgtcAAAAAACACGAGTTTCACTTTATGGAGTGTCAAGATATAAATCTTAAGAATTCCTAGACAGCttagataataaattacaataataagcCTTAAATTTAAGACTTCGATAGATTCTTCGCTGCGTTCCGTAATCTGGCAAAACTACCAGTAAAATGCAACAAATACTTCGCCGAAGTTGGCGTACTTGCGATAATTTCTTATCATTCACAACAGtcacttaataaaaattattaatataattaatttctttattaagtGACTGTTATGAATAAGTGACTTTTCCTATTGATCGGATAAAAAGTCCAGCAGTAGACAAAGAGCATCATTGCATAATTCAACGATATATACAATTAAACATACAGATATTACAAATAGTTTGAGGTAGAGTGGTAGTTGTAGCACCGAAGCTTCGATATAAATAGATATGTAGGTACCCTAAAAGATCTAGCAGAAAAAATATccgggttttatttttactaatggTTATAACTTAAAGTAtgttgtgtttaaaaataatgaaataggCATAGCACATAATGcatgtatttaattttccaCACGAACACACTGGCTTTGTCactagaaaactaaaaaaaatgagcTCGAAATGAACcgtaaactaattttaataacgGTACTTTTTGACGACTGTTcgcatataataattatacatagtACATCATTTTACATAGTAATctaagaataaattaattaggaaACTAAGCATAAAAGTATGTATTCTTTGCTTTGTTAAAATCTTGTAATTTCTTTCACTTCTGTTGCTTCTTTTCCTTCATTTGTCTTATTTTTCTTGAGATCTTTGTAAATATCTTCAAGACATCTGGCCTTAGTTTCTGGGATGACTAGTATGACATAGACTGCCGTTAGCAAGCAGACAAAACCGAAAAAGAAAAACGATACGTGTATACCCACTGCTTTTGCTAAAGGCTTAAAGAATAGCAGTTGGAGAAAGTCTGACACGGAAGCCATAGCCATTGTAACCCCCATCACAATGCCACGATactgaaattaacaaaaattgtattaataatatattttcctaaAACTTGTAATATCTTCTTGTGATAGCTCTGTTTAAATAAGAATCAAAAACTGGATAGCAAGGAGTGTCCGTATCGTCCGTACAAAAGCTGATGTTACGCAGTCCTAACACGCGGTCTCGATACGCATTCCCGATACGTAGCCCCGAAACGCGTTCTCGTTTCGTGGTTCCGATGCGCGGTCCCGATACGCGGTCCCGATTCGTGATTCCCATAAGCTCCTTATATACAATACACGATAGTCGATACGGCCCGTTGCATTTCCTACTAAATGCTAATAACTAAATACGAGACTACTTGTGGGGCACATACCTATtacagtttttaatataactaaaatagCTCTTATAATTTGCAGGTTCATGTTAATATACCTTTTTACGCATTACGAGGTCAACTTATGCTATTGTTATTCATTCGTACATGATAACGTTTTTTAGGAAAATGCACAGTTCAATGGGATAGATCTAAAGcatacctaataattttattgcagGTACCCTTTACATGCTGGAATAGGCAAACTTTACTTGCggcttaaaatactttttaagccGCAAGAATTGCTAATATACTAATATTGCTTACGTTTGAGAGCCTCCCTCCTGAATTATACTTTTTGATCCTTATAATTTTACTGTTGGCTTCGGCCCTCAgatttgtgttatttatttttattaggactaccaacaaaattacatgtattttaGTTATGGATAAGCCTAGCATTCGGTTACTaataacacattttatataaatatttatacattttaacttAGGTTCTACATTTCTTGATTCAAAAGTAACAGGGCTGTTCCAAACAGGCAGATATACTGACAGACAAACGGACGAAAGGATAGAAGGTCGGAGAGGCAGCTGTAGACTGCGTGTTTCGCTCGATCAATAAGTATTGGTATACCGCGAACGCCTTCGGCCTTGGTTCATTACAAATAATACTGATTAATTTGTACCAATCAATAAAGCGAATACATTGCGCCTTTCAATGAATGCTGTAATCATTTTGTTTACCTTGTAAGAAAATATTTCGCCCGTGAGTACAATTGAAATTGGCTGGAGGCCTGACGCGTCGCAGAATATGCAGATACACAGAGTCAGAAGCGGCAGCCACGATGGCGCCTGGATGTCATAGTCACGCAGCAGGAACCAAGATCCGAGTAAACACATACTAAGCCCAGACACTAATGATGTTAAGAAGAGAAGTggctgaaaaataaaaaataaactatattcaaaaacacataaaaacatacaaaagaaaATCAACTGACTTAAGGAACTATTGGAAAACAAACAAGCTCCGTCTAgaattgtagtagtatattttacAGATGCTTGTAGTTATGTTCGTTCATATTTCGAAAACTAATTAAGGGATCAACACAAGAAAccaatacatatacatactcgtatttcACACAATTTTAGGCCATATTCGAGAATTTAACCCGGGGCCTCGTGTATGTAATCTGCTATAAATAGCCCTGTTTTCTTATTGTCTTATAATTAATGCACAAATCGTTACTTTTTTGTtacttctttaaaatattttctttaattttcatttaaagtattaaacaataaaaacactCGCAGGTAACGACTACTTCaagaaaatctatttttaatttatttgtttctattaattttaacacacttagtgtttcttcttcttcttcttctttgaggcatgcaaagaacacgtgcTACAACAGgcccctgtgtccataaacctaaggcgtgttaagcttcatgttcCTCTAggtacaccggcaaccacaccttttttatttatttattttttttaaacattatttcttgtgtgcgtgtgtatgtcactgaactcctcctaaacggctggaccgatttgaatgaattttttggtatgcgtttgtttggcaccctggatggtttagattcacaaatcaaccCGACAGATGAAGCTGGGGTCAGCTTGTATATATTgcatcattaataataattttgtcatatataataagattgagaatgaattgaatgaatgaatttaaaagGTCCTATAAGTAGTACTTACTTTTCTACCACTCCTTTCCACTACACTGGAAGCAAGTATCGATCCGATAACTTGAACTGCTCCTAGAAGCATTGCCTGTTGGTTCGGACTGAGAACCAATCCACCGTCCTTCGAAGCTAATGTGAATATCTCTCCAGCGAAATTGAGGACCGGTATGGCACCACAAACTTCCCGAGCTAGAGTAACTACCAGAGCTATTTGGAAGGCCTTCAGGAGAATCTGATCGGTGACTGCAAATAAGAAAACCTAGTATGTAAcattttgtattaaacttaTGAATACAACTTAAGTATTTTCAGTGATTtggacattgatttaatattatgttactgtTGTAAGTTCACTGGATTTGGacgttttataaacatttatatagctttatgtatatatttcttgtgtgcgtgtgtatgccaCTGAACTCCTcatagacggctggaccgatttaaatgaatttggtTTAGCACAAATTATCCCGACAAatagcgctggggtccgctagtattatatatagttatataatgaataatatcaGCCTTTAAGCCCAAGCCTCAGCCTTgagaaaaattttatttttattttaaatgtttaaaggTTCAATGTGATTTCTAACTCGTTGTCAACGGGGTTTAAGAAATATGTTAGGTTTATTTTCcagtaaattttttattctatttaaacacACATTTTATCTTCTGTTTGACTACCTATTAGTTATCATTTCTTAATAGGAAAAACCACGCATATCTTAGAGCAATTACAgctataatatttgtaagttaaatttgataaagttttatttttagaaacacTTTATATACAGgctttaattttctttacataCAGGGCCTTGATTCTCCGTCGATACGTGAAATAATTGATACTGCATGACGTCAAAACTCGCGTTATCGGTTCATGTAACCACGATTTCAATAAGAGTTATAGGTAAACTATCACGATTCTCACAATACTTTtatcatactaataatataaatgtattacttAGTTTGAATGATAGTTACTCATTGGATGAAATTAATTATaggtacacaattttttttccagatgattcaaaatttccgtcagaaataatattataacagaatTCCACGTGATGAATTATAGTtgcatttatattcaatttctaagttcgataataaataaaaaaatggcttAAAACAtgatatatctaaatatataccCTTGTGTTTggtgataaaaataaaccttacttAATTATGTTTGCATCAAGAATCTCATCTCATTTAAACAGTTATCTAAATACAatctttgataaaattattacaaaacaaatagGGTTCTTATGACATATTATATTTCACGTCttgtaaagatattaaaatgttaattaggCCATATATTACAAGTTCCTCTAAATGGGTTTTTTCTTTTCTAGCAATActtaaatatgttaaatattcaagctacataattaaaataaaaacaatactgtACTTACAAATACTTTTGAGAAAAAAACTGCTGGTTGTTTTGTCTTTATTCTGTTCTTTCATAATGAGTTCTATTTCTTCTTGAACTTTCATATCTGTTACAGATCTACAGCGCAGCCAAGCCAGGGCTTTTGTAGCTTCCTAAAATTAGAATACCTTCTTAATAAAACAGCAGTAATTAAGTTAACTGCAGGGCACAAACAGTACTATTctttttagtaggtataaatATGGAAATTgcatcattaataataattttgtcgcCTTAAACAAAATTTGTACTGAATTTGAGATTTTGCATTGAATTGACTTCAGGGATGATAGATTAGACATctcaaataaatattgttatatttatttgagatgtctaataataaaacaataatatatattttttatactcacTTCAGTTCTACCTTTCTTCACAAGGTAAGACGGTGAGTCAGGCATAAACACGAAAACTATCATGTGAATTGTCGGCAGGGATAAGCAAATCCAGAGTATTGTTCGGTAACTTAACAAATCGCCTATGATATAGAGAAAGAGGTTTCCAGtcgtttgaaataaaactacCTGAAAATAGCCAGTTAATCGATATGTTAAGTACCAATTCTAGAAACTACAAATGTTATAAACTCTGCTTTGGTAGAAGGCCTTAAGACTGTGCGGCCAACCaagattacaaatatttatatatacataaagactAGAGTTGAATACTTACCAAACAGCCCAAGGCACCCCTGATCGTGTCATCACTGATCTCCTTTGTGTATATCGGGCAAGTGACAAAGCAGCCTGCCATTGTGACGCCTACCAACGCTCTAGCGAATATGAGGGCCCAGGTCTCGAAGGAGCACAACAGAATTATCCAGCTGGTCTGAAAGGAAAGGAGATAGTCCTGTCATTTTCGCTACCGCCGTATAGTCATTATCACCGGCTTAGCGTAACACAAATTTTGCAGgagattgtttaaaataaatatatttgtcatCTATACAGAACCTACTtactaattaaaacaaaattaataaatatttacgaaaCCATTACCACCTAACTGTAATTCGATTTTTATTACTCTTGCTATTAGATAGATAACCCGGAACTCGTGCCCAACGAAGTCgttaaaattctattttattgatTGATACATTCATCAAGACTAATGTGTCTCGACCTACATGGAGAAATAATTAACTTCTGCGAA
This sequence is a window from Pararge aegeria chromosome 1, ilParAegt1.1, whole genome shotgun sequence. Protein-coding genes within it:
- the LOC120623885 gene encoding facilitated trehalose transporter Tret1-like codes for the protein MKFYGFFREGSQVNQVICALLINLPVLAYGASIGWMSPMTLLLQSDHSPKGLPLTDAEVSFMASAPYLVCIVFDLVMAYIGDRVGRKFALLFLSMALATSWIILLCSFETWALIFARALVGVTMAGCFVTCPIYTKEISDDTIRGALGCLVVLFQTTGNLFLYIIGDLLSYRTILWICLSLPTIHMIVFVFMPDSPSYLVKKGRTEEATKALAWLRCRSVTDMKVQEEIELIMKEQNKDKTTSSFFLKSIFTDQILLKAFQIALVVTLAREVCGAIPVLNFAGEIFTLASKDGGLVLSPNQQAMLLGAVQVIGSILASSVVERSGRKPLLFLTSLVSGLSMCLLGSWFLLRDYDIQAPSWLPLLTLCICIFCDASGLQPISIVLTGEIFSYKYRGIVMGVTMAMASVSDFLQLLFFKPLAKAVGIHVSFFFFGFVCLLTAVYVILVIPETKARCLEDIYKDLKKNKTNEGKEATEVKEITRF